CATGGTTAATCTGGAAAAACACCTTGTGTTTATCAATAGCGTATTTCCTCCTGTTTGGTGCTTACATGGGACTCCAGATTCTGCAGAGCAGCATTAACTGTGTAGCTGGCTTGGGATTCGTGTCTTTGGTGGTGGTCTATGCATGCATGCTTTTTTCTGGCCTCTTCTCACCGCCGCTTGTAATCGGCTGGCTTGGAGTAAAGAGGACAATTGTATTGAGTATGATTCCATATATAGTTTTTACAGCAGCCAACTTTAAACCTCAGTGGTATACAATGATTCCAGCATCTGCCATTGTTGGACTTGCTGCCCCAATCATTTGGACTGCCCAAGGGATATATGTGGCTACAGCTGGCCGAAAACTGTCTGCTGTCACAGGCAAACCATCAGATCTCTTGATACGTAGAAAGATGACCGTGTTCTTTGGAATAGCCTTTCTTTCAAGTCCTGTTTTCCTTCTTGTTCCCTCATTTATTTACTCAAGTGACTCCCCGAAAAATGAGACGGGGCCCTCACTAAACCACTCTTTCGAAAGTCAAGCTACTTGTGGTGCAAGTGACTGCCAAGAAATGCAGGGTAACAAGACCACTTTTTGTGATCCTCCAGACAAAAACCTGACAAATATCCTCCTTGGATTTTATCTTTCTATGGGCTTTGCTGCAGTTGCTACTGTTGTATTCCTTGTGGATCAAATGGC
Above is a window of Ptychodera flava strain L36383 chromosome 19, AS_Pfla_20210202, whole genome shotgun sequence DNA encoding:
- the LOC139119373 gene encoding protein unc-93 homolog A-like isoform X1, which produces MQGQLSIINDDMEISGGGMPSIENLRTSSDQHEEAMDQRNNNQQAFLAEHEEIQSYCDSDNSEHDKSGKRTQESKEKPKTWLIWKNTLCLSIAYFLLFGAYMGLQILQSSINCVAGLGFVSLVVVYACMLFSGLFSPPLVIGWLGVKRTIVLSMIPYIVFTAANFKPQWYTMIPASAIVGLAAPIIWTAQGIYVATAGRKLSAVTGKPSDLLIRRKMTVFFGIAFLSSPVFLLVPSFIYSSDSPKNETGPSLNHSFESQATCGASDCQEMQGNKTTFCDPPDKNLTNILLGFYLSMGFAAVATVVFLVDQMAENGMAKQVTLKKL
- the LOC139119373 gene encoding protein unc-93 homolog A-like isoform X2, yielding MPSIENLRTSSDQHEEAMDQRNNNQQAFLAEHEEIQSYCDSDNSEHDKSGKRTQESKEKPKTWLIWKNTLCLSIAYFLLFGAYMGLQILQSSINCVAGLGFVSLVVVYACMLFSGLFSPPLVIGWLGVKRTIVLSMIPYIVFTAANFKPQWYTMIPASAIVGLAAPIIWTAQGIYVATAGRKLSAVTGKPSDLLIRRKMTVFFGIAFLSSPVFLLVPSFIYSSDSPKNETGPSLNHSFESQATCGASDCQEMQGNKTTFCDPPDKNLTNILLGFYLSMGFAAVATVVFLVDQMAENGMAKQVTLKKL